The DNA sequence CTGCTAAATAATGATGGTGATTTGAATGCACAACATCCATGCTTATAACAGGGCAATACAATTGAACTTTCCATAACCCAAGAGTTGAGAATGAATAAGAGTACAAAGGAGATGGTGTTCTCATCATGCTATGATTAAGAAGATGTGGTTCATGTTGTTGAGTCTCCACAATCCAATTAGTTATTGCAAGGTTTATAGAACGCATCCATTGTTCTTCTAGATTGTTCCCCAACATCTTCATCAACAACTTGGATGCTTGTCTTGATTGACAACCTTGTAAGTTGTTCTTCAAAGTAGTAAGACATGTGGATCTAATATCCAAAGGTGCTTCATATATGCAAACTAGGAACAACAAAGTGAGGAATGCAAGGTTGAAGATTTCTTCAAAGTTTGGAATATTATTTGGATTTGAATATGGGAATTTTATGTAGGAGGTGTTGGTGTTTTTGTTGGGGCCATAGTGAAGGATATCTTCAATGAAATTAACAAGGAGATTGGAAATGGTTTCTTCACTATCTATGAGCCTCATGGTTTTTGGATTTGGTTTGAAGGGTTTTGAGGTCCATAGAGAGATGGGGATGCTAAAATCAGCTACAATTGCAAAGATTACTTTATTTGGGGTTTGGTGATTTTTGGCtatggtgagagagagagaaggttgtgatgattttgatgaaGAACATATGGTTAGTGACATGGAAATTGTTCTCCATTCTGAGATTGGTGGAAGCTTTTGAATCCAGCAATAAACATCAGGGAATTTGCAATAAGCCATTTGCTTTGCTACCAATAACTTAGTCAATAGTTTAGTTGGGATAATTTTTTTCTCCATGCCTACTAtatatagagtttaattttgatacactaacAGTGTAAAGCGTTTTGTATAGTCATACAATCACATCCACTCTTTTAAATGATCATTCATGCTGTTAATgtaaaagatagttatttttattgatgtgacattacataattaaatatacatataaaattgtatttactgacagtgcatcaaaattaaatttatgtatatATGCATAAAAGTTTTTTTTCCATGTACGGATACTaaaatcatatataaaaaattacgtgttgataaaattattaattaaaaagaattaacagaTAGAcctaaaaaagttttaaaaaaataatttgaaggacaactaaaattttaatttggcaatattttttaagtaatgataaaattaaacttatatttttttatatttttataatactttttacttttatttttaaattaaagatatttttaaattaaaaatgtttttaaatataaacaataataatattaatttaatttagtaagtgttactaaaattatataattattgtaaCTATCGTTACAGTCACTATAACATGCAACCTATTTAAAAAGTTGGTATTTGTCTACAACACTAATAAAATTGTTATACAAataatgtttttctttttttgtgtaaTAAATGATTTTGTTCAGTAATTGTATCATActtcattatttatttgtttatttgatcttgaaATTAATACACACTATTTTATCAATAGATAAAATAcaagatttttatataataagtttcatctatatataataagatttttataCACGTAAACGATGCAAGTATATATTAATCCAATGCTTATTTAGTAAAAAGAATAagtttattaagaaaaaaaatataggttgTATCAGAtgaataagattaaaaaataacataaccacatgcaaaaaatttatataatttaattttaacaagTTAATATTAATATGAGATCAATAAATTGAAaattccaattttttttctttttaagcttATATAAGAGTTATCACATCTTTTTTGAAGTCACTTGTTTAACTATAACTCAGCTTCACATATTTTTGGGACTCCACTTTAGTGGATGCAAACTAAAGCAATGATTGATTCTTTATTGGGGTAAAAAAAGTCAAAAGTACTatgcatatatataaattatatttaataataataataataagagtctACGGGCTACCTAGAAAAGAACCTAAGAGAGCTAAATgtgcaagaaaagaaaagagacaaCTGGTTTGTTATATTccatttgattttatttccatcACATGTCATAAATATAATAAGCAGAAAATGCATGGCTTCAGCATAGCCACAGGAGTAAAAATTATGGTGAAGTAATATATAGTTATCAGAGTCAGATAATTAGGCATAATAACCTTATAAGTCAATATATATCATCTAATTAATATTCATCATAGTTCAAAAAATCGAAGTGATCATTgaactaataaaattaaaaatttaaacgaaatttaattgaaattaaatcaaatattataaaataatatatttatatataaaatatatatttttaaaaaaataatattttgtattttattattttaatttgattaattgtTAAAAATTATATCGATTAATcactttttaattgattttttaattctttaaccAATTtgttatcaattattttttttttggaatcgAATTAATATGATAACCGATTAACTTTATTAAATCGATCATCTCGATTCGATTCTCATAACCATgatatttattcattttattataaTGGATACACATATATATAGGGGACATACATATAATGATAACAAG is a window from the Arachis hypogaea cultivar Tifrunner chromosome 17, arahy.Tifrunner.gnm2.J5K5, whole genome shotgun sequence genome containing:
- the LOC112767043 gene encoding uncharacterized protein, producing the protein MAYCKFPDVYCWIQKLPPISEWRTISMSLTICSSSKSSQPSLSLTIAKNHQTPNKVIFAIVADFSIPISLWTSKPFKPNPKTMRLIDSEETISNLLVNFIEDILHYGPNKNTNTSYIKFPYSNPNNIPNFEEIFNLAFLTLLFLVCIYEAPLDIRSTCLTTLKNNLQGCQSRQASKLLMKMLGNNLEEQWMRSINLAITNWIVETQQHEPHLLNHSMMRTPSPLYSYSFSTLGLWKVQLYCPVISMDVVHSNHHHYLAADERLQFSLKYHQLEGVLQFNHRVLNRERWIDIIVNIDNIRCDVLKLVDDSLLRERGAGASEKYFPSRILLQLTPMVQHQVLSLSVGKSSENPSIEIGMERGIEASFQPPNPQVGLTFSAGESSSVSLKPWKFEQSVYGYSANLNWILHDSIDGREVFSSKPSKIALVNPKSWFKDRYSSAYRPFTRQGGVIFAGDEYGESVCWKVDKGAKGKTMEWEIRGWIWVTYWPNKYKTFYDETRRLEFREILHVNIP